The following proteins are co-located in the Pseudoalteromonas sp. N1230-9 genome:
- a CDS encoding DUF3108 domain-containing protein — protein sequence MTKRNFLHTAHITQNKKRSALLACVGTLLLPTSVLAGDLTQYQAKYDVLRKGETHGKAVRELKKINDGNYVLTYHSEIEWMIFSDSRKETSEFSYQDHKISPLSYAMERTGTGPDKEYTLKFDPVHKQVNSNQSKYPLKFDWSDDFQDSLSYQVQVREELKQGKTQLSYPLVDKKGNLRNYDFEVIGTEMISLPIGNIDAIKVKRLYDNNKRQALAWFAPEMDYMLVRMWKGEKGVEQFEVQLNSFTVTTPVTVANDK from the coding sequence TTGACAAAAAGAAACTTCCTGCACACGGCGCACATTACCCAGAATAAAAAACGAAGTGCCCTACTCGCATGTGTGGGCACTTTATTACTTCCTACCAGTGTTTTAGCTGGCGACCTCACTCAATACCAAGCCAAATACGATGTACTTCGTAAAGGTGAAACCCATGGTAAAGCGGTACGTGAACTAAAAAAAATCAACGATGGCAACTATGTACTTACCTATCATAGTGAAATTGAATGGATGATTTTTTCTGATTCACGAAAAGAAACCTCCGAATTTAGTTACCAAGATCATAAAATATCACCTCTTAGTTACGCTATGGAGCGAACAGGAACAGGGCCAGACAAAGAATATACGCTCAAGTTCGATCCTGTTCACAAGCAGGTCAACAGTAACCAAAGTAAATACCCACTAAAATTCGATTGGTCAGATGATTTCCAAGACTCTTTATCGTATCAAGTACAGGTTCGCGAAGAATTAAAGCAAGGTAAAACGCAGCTTTCGTATCCTTTAGTCGATAAAAAAGGTAACCTGCGTAATTATGACTTTGAAGTCATTGGTACAGAAATGATTTCATTGCCAATCGGTAATATAGATGCAATTAAAGTAAAACGCTTATACGACAACAATAAACGTCAAGCCCTTGCTTGGTTTGCCCCTGAAATGGACTACATGTTGGTTCGCATGTGGAAAGGTGAAAAAGGTGTCGAACAGTTTGAAGTACAACTTAACTCATTCACTGTCACAACACCTGTTACCGTAGCTAATGATAAGTAG
- a CDS encoding class II glutamine amidotransferase, with protein sequence MCELLGMSANVPTDICFSFSGLLERGGNTGPHKDGWGITFYEGKGCRTFKDPEPSCQSEIAKLVKAYPIKSISVISHIRQGNRGRVCLENTHPFTRELWGREITYAHNGQLSNYHDLKPEHYRPVGNTDSELAFCWLLDKVREKYPKRPSNMASVFRYVAKLAHTLREKGVFNMLLTDGVYVLAYCTNNLHWITRRAPFGKATLIDADMVVDFQKETTPNDVVTVIATRPLTNDERWQKMEPGEFALFKMGELI encoded by the coding sequence ATGTGTGAGTTGCTTGGCATGTCGGCCAATGTACCAACGGATATTTGTTTCAGTTTTTCAGGGTTATTAGAACGTGGGGGGAATACTGGGCCGCATAAAGATGGTTGGGGTATTACTTTTTATGAAGGGAAGGGCTGTCGCACGTTTAAAGACCCAGAGCCAAGTTGCCAGTCTGAGATTGCCAAGCTTGTGAAAGCTTACCCAATAAAGAGTATTTCGGTGATAAGCCATATTCGTCAGGGGAATCGTGGTCGTGTGTGTCTTGAAAATACCCACCCATTTACTCGTGAGCTATGGGGGCGTGAAATTACTTATGCTCATAATGGTCAACTTTCTAATTATCATGATTTAAAACCTGAGCATTATAGACCGGTTGGAAATACCGACAGTGAATTAGCATTTTGCTGGTTACTTGATAAAGTGCGAGAAAAATACCCAAAACGTCCTTCAAATATGGCATCCGTGTTTCGCTATGTGGCTAAACTTGCGCATACTTTACGTGAAAAGGGCGTGTTTAATATGTTGCTTACTGACGGTGTGTATGTGTTGGCATATTGCACTAATAATCTGCACTGGATCACACGCCGTGCGCCGTTTGGCAAAGCGACATTAATTGATGCTGATATGGTGGTTGATTTTCAAAAAGAAACCACACCGAATGATGTGGTTACTGTCATTGCAACAAGGCCGCTCACTAATGACGAACGCTGGCAAAAAATGGAGCCAGGTGAGTTTGCGTTGTTTAAAATGGGCGAATTAATCTAA
- the fadE gene encoding acyl-CoA dehydrogenase FadE: MTLIFLLGLLVLLSVASYHRSSWNTCLGIAIATLLVGTFAGAFGAISWLLFLLIAVPLSVTSIRQQYIIKPIFAAFKKVTPTMSDTEKSAIDAGTTWWEADLFCGRPDWNKLHQYPAPKLTIEEQAFIDGPVEEVCSMLDDWHATHELTDLPQDVWQYLKDNKFFAMIIKKEYGGLEFSAYAQSCVLQKLTSKSTLLSSIVGVPNSLGPGELLQHYGTKEQKDHYLPRLASGQEIPCFALTSPEAGSDASAIPDYGVVCKGQWNGEEVVGISLTWNKRYITLAPVATVLGLAFKLQDPDGLLGEDKEPGITCALIPTDTPGVEIGRRHFPLNVPFQNGPTRGKDIFVPLDYIIGGPKMAGQGWRMLVECLSVGRAITLPSNSTGGIKTIALATGSYSRIRRQFRLPIGQMEGVEESLAKLAGYAYSSDAAVSMSTGAVDLGEKPSVVSAIIKYHLTEQMREATIHGMDVHGGKGIMLGPNNYLGRGYQGAPIAITVEGANILTRNMIIYGQGAIRCHPFVLTELGACAIEDREEALSVFDKALMGHIGFTISNLVRTKWLAFTNARFTSTPYKDETAEFYRIASRFSASLALMSDISMAVFGGSLKRKERISARLGDLLSYLYLVSATLKRYNDEGRKKEDFALVQWSCQDHLYHCQRALADLINNMPSAPLRAMLKIMLFPFGRPVRKPTDKLEHKLAHLLQVPSETRNRLANYIYLKNEPLNLVGRQEQTLKDVLEVEPLFNKVCREKGVKLPFFQLDKVAQMGLEAGILSQAEADKLAAVEKARLDVINVDDFDPADLVAGKVARGEGNKKADAA; encoded by the coding sequence ATGACTCTCATATTTTTACTAGGTTTACTCGTGCTGCTTAGCGTTGCGAGTTACCACAGATCAAGCTGGAATACCTGTTTAGGTATTGCCATTGCGACTTTACTTGTTGGCACATTTGCTGGCGCGTTTGGCGCAATTAGTTGGCTACTATTCTTACTTATTGCTGTGCCACTTTCTGTGACTAGCATTCGTCAACAATACATCATTAAACCAATCTTTGCTGCGTTTAAAAAAGTAACACCGACTATGTCGGATACTGAAAAATCAGCCATTGATGCTGGTACTACATGGTGGGAAGCGGATCTATTTTGTGGCCGTCCTGACTGGAACAAATTACATCAGTACCCTGCTCCGAAATTAACAATCGAAGAGCAAGCGTTTATTGATGGTCCAGTTGAAGAAGTATGTAGCATGCTAGATGACTGGCACGCAACACACGAACTAACTGATTTACCGCAAGATGTTTGGCAATACCTAAAAGACAACAAATTCTTTGCCATGATCATCAAAAAAGAATACGGCGGTTTAGAGTTTTCTGCTTATGCACAATCATGTGTACTGCAAAAGCTAACAAGTAAATCAACGTTACTATCTTCTATCGTAGGTGTACCTAACTCGTTAGGTCCTGGTGAGCTACTTCAGCACTATGGTACTAAAGAGCAAAAAGATCATTACTTACCACGCCTTGCAAGTGGTCAAGAAATTCCATGTTTTGCTTTAACATCACCAGAAGCAGGTTCTGACGCAAGTGCAATTCCTGATTACGGTGTTGTATGTAAAGGTCAATGGAACGGTGAAGAAGTTGTTGGTATTAGCTTAACGTGGAACAAGCGTTATATTACTCTTGCCCCTGTTGCGACTGTACTTGGCCTTGCATTTAAACTACAAGATCCAGACGGTTTACTCGGTGAAGACAAAGAACCTGGTATTACTTGTGCGCTTATCCCAACAGATACCCCAGGAGTAGAAATTGGCCGTCGCCATTTCCCGCTAAATGTTCCATTCCAGAATGGTCCTACTCGCGGTAAAGACATCTTCGTACCACTTGATTACATCATTGGTGGCCCGAAAATGGCAGGTCAAGGCTGGCGTATGCTTGTTGAATGTTTATCTGTTGGTCGTGCAATCACATTGCCGTCTAACTCAACAGGTGGCATTAAAACAATTGCGCTTGCAACAGGTTCTTACAGCCGTATTCGTCGTCAATTCCGTTTACCTATTGGTCAAATGGAAGGTGTTGAAGAGTCATTAGCAAAACTGGCAGGTTACGCATACAGCTCTGATGCTGCTGTTAGCATGTCTACAGGTGCTGTTGACCTTGGTGAAAAGCCATCGGTTGTATCTGCGATTATCAAATATCACTTAACTGAGCAAATGCGTGAAGCAACAATTCACGGCATGGATGTTCACGGTGGTAAAGGCATTATGCTTGGTCCAAACAACTACTTAGGTCGTGGTTACCAAGGTGCGCCAATTGCAATTACTGTAGAAGGTGCAAACATCTTAACGCGTAACATGATCATCTATGGTCAAGGTGCGATTCGCTGCCATCCATTCGTGTTAACCGAGCTTGGTGCTTGTGCGATTGAAGACCGTGAAGAAGCACTGTCAGTATTCGATAAAGCGTTAATGGGCCACATTGGCTTTACGATTTCGAACCTAGTTCGTACTAAGTGGTTAGCCTTTACTAATGCTCGCTTCACAAGCACGCCATACAAAGACGAAACAGCGGAATTCTACCGTATTGCATCTCGTTTCAGTGCGTCATTAGCATTAATGTCGGATATCAGCATGGCGGTATTTGGTGGTTCATTGAAGCGTAAAGAGCGTATCTCTGCACGTTTAGGTGACTTACTAAGCTACTTATACCTTGTATCTGCAACACTTAAACGTTACAACGATGAAGGCCGTAAAAAAGAAGATTTTGCGCTTGTTCAATGGAGCTGCCAAGATCACCTTTATCACTGCCAACGTGCACTTGCTGACTTAATCAATAACATGCCATCTGCACCACTTCGTGCAATGCTAAAAATCATGTTATTCCCATTCGGTCGTCCTGTTCGTAAACCTACTGATAAGCTTGAGCACAAACTTGCTCACTTATTACAAGTACCAAGCGAAACTCGTAACCGTTTAGCTAACTACATTTACCTTAAAAACGAGCCGCTTAATCTTGTTGGTCGTCAAGAGCAAACGCTTAAAGACGTACTCGAAGTTGAACCGCTGTTTAATAAGGTATGTCGTGAAAAAGGTGTAAAACTGCCTTTCTTCCAACTTGATAAAGTAGCGCAAATGGGTCTGGAAGCAGGCATTTTAAGCCAAGCAGAAGCCGACAAACTAGCCGCAGTTGAAAAAGCCCGTCTTGACGTTATTAACGTTGACGACTTTGACCCTGCTGACTTAGTTGCTGGTAAAGTTGCTCGTGGCGAAGGCAATAAAAAAGCGGATGCCGCTTAA